The following nucleotide sequence is from Achromobacter spanius.
CGTGGGCGAGGCCGATGGCGCCACCGGCCCGCCGTGCGCCACTGTGTACGCCGTGGTGCAGTTTGAATACCTGTCGCGCAACCAGGCGGGCGATGACATGTGGAGGCACCTGCCATCGCCGATTGCCGTGCTGACCCTGGCGCAGGACTTGCAGACTGGCAAGCTGAGCCTGGTTCGCTACTGCAACGTCGACACCGAGCCGGTGCACGGCCTGTGGGTCACCTGCGGGGCCAGCCTGTCGCCCTGGAACACGCATTTGTCCAGCGAGGAATACGAGCCCGACGCCACGATCGCGCGCGACTCGGCATCTTTCCAGGCTTTCAGCCGCCACCTGTATGGCGACGCGCGCCGCGCCAACCCCTATCACTACGGCCATCTGCCTGAAGTGACGGTGCACGCGGACGGCACCGGCAGCATCAAGAAGCACTACTGCATGGGCCGCATCTCGCACGAGCTGGTGCAGGTGATGCCTGACCAGCGCACCGCGTTGATGGGCGACGACGCCACCAACGGCGGCCTGTTCATGTTCGTGGCCGACCGCAAGGCGGACCTGTCGTCGGGCACGCTCTACGTGGCCCGTTGGATGCAGACCTCGGGGGTGGGGCCGGGCGCGGCGGTGCTGCGCTGGATAAGGCTGGGCCACGCCACCAGCGCCGAGGTCAAGGAACTGGCCGACCAGCTTACCGCCGCCGACATCATGGACGTGCGCACGGCCGACCCCTCGGACGCGAGCTACACGCACATTCGCTTTGATGGCAAGGACAACTGGGTCAGGCTGAAGCCGGGCCGGCGCCAGGCCGCGGCTTTTCTGGAAACGCACCGCTACGCGGCATTGGTGGGCGGCACGCTGGCCTTCACGAAGATGGAAGGCACCACGGTGAACGCGCACGACAAGATCGCGTACACCGCCATGGCGCACATCGAAACGTCCATGGTCGACGGCACGTCGCCGCATTTGCGCGTGGAAGGTCCCGAGGCAGGCGCGGTCTATCAACTGCGCCTGCAAGGGGGGCAGTCGGACACCGGGGGCGTCGCCATCGACAGCGAGTGGGTGCCGGTCGACATGGCGGCCGTGCCTGAACTGGTGGGTGCGCTGCTGTCCGCGCCCGACGCGCTGGGCAACCGCCACCGAAGCGACTGCATCTCCAACCCCGACAACCTGAAGTTCTCGGAAAAGCTGCGCACCCTGTTCATTGGCGAAGACAGCATGGGCCGCGTGAACAGCTTCCTGTGGGCGTTCAACGTGGATACGCGCG
It contains:
- a CDS encoding PhoX family protein, with product MKNPDHIDRRRLLKMLGSAPLLPLGGATLAGVLAGRHASAATQAPAFVSAEFISMPAPGLSDPAGMARTTVESAMELVFADGRRRRVQLGYEAFFMTGDLVPDGKGGTVLAGGYVDIHGKPILDTSVPGRTRPFFSDCPDGMSLLTLARPVGEADGATGPPCATVYAVVQFEYLSRNQAGDDMWRHLPSPIAVLTLAQDLQTGKLSLVRYCNVDTEPVHGLWVTCGASLSPWNTHLSSEEYEPDATIARDSASFQAFSRHLYGDARRANPYHYGHLPEVTVHADGTGSIKKHYCMGRISHELVQVMPDQRTALMGDDATNGGLFMFVADRKADLSSGTLYVARWMQTSGVGPGAAVLRWIRLGHATSAEVKELADQLTAADIMDVRTADPSDASYTHIRFDGKDNWVRLKPGRRQAAAFLETHRYAALVGGTLAFTKMEGTTVNAHDKIAYTAMAHIETSMVDGTSPHLRVEGPEAGAVYQLRLQGGQSDTGGVAIDSEWVPVDMAAVPELVGALLSAPDALGNRHRSDCISNPDNLKFSEKLRTLFIGEDSMGRVNSFLWAFNVDTRVLSRLLSCPVAAESTGLHAVDDINGWTYITSSFQHTADWNDVHGVVRPVLAPLVKANYKDGTGASVGYLTGVKIDAKES